The DNA sequence TAATAGATCCTAAAAGTTTATTTAAGTATATTCCAGAAGGTAGAAGCGATATAAGTAAATTAAGTGTTGCTTCAATTGCAATATGGAGCAAAAAAGATGGAAAAATTGTAAATGAGATACATACAATTAGTAGTTTAAATAGAAAAAATTTATATGGATTAAGAAAAGGAGAAACATTAAATAAAAATAATGTAAAAAACTATTTTGAATCAAAAATAGAAAATAGCTGGATTGAAAATAATTTTGATAAGATACAAGAAAATCAATTTGTAGTTGAAAACATAAATGGATTTCTTAAAAATAAAAAAAGAAATAATCTTCATACAGTTAGAAAATTTAATTTAAAAGGAAAAGATTATTTATTAGATATACAATATTCAAAGAGATCAATTGTTTCAAATAGAATAACAAAGAAAATTCAAACAGAAGTAATAGTTATAATATTTATATATCTTTTATTTTTATTGGTATATTCTTTAATAATGGATAGGAATTTATTAATGCATGTACTGGTTCTTTATGTATTGGTTTTTACAACGTATCCATTAACATGGGTAATATCTCTTACGTTTAAAAGCAGCAATTCAATGGGAGGTACAAATCTAAACCCTATACCTAAAAATGCTACATTAGATAATTATAAAGCAGCATTATTAAATCTAAAAAAAGTAAAAGAGGAAGGAATCGTATTAGATAAAAATAATAAATTGTTTATAGGACAAGAAGTAATTGTAGATGGAAAAGGAGCAATGATAGAAGCTAAAAATATAAAATCTGTGTACAATGTATTTGATCCTAATTCAACTAATTTATTAAAAGATGTAAAATTTGAAGTAAAAGAAAAAGATACAAAAGTTACTTATAATGGAAAAGAAAAAATTATAAAACAAGATGCTTATTATTTAAGGTTAAATAAAGTATCTGAGTTACCACAAGATATGCAAATATATAATGTAGAATATTATACACATATTAATTTTTTATTTTTATCAGGAATATTCAATAGTTTGTTTATAGCTATATTAACGGCATTAATAGGAATGATATTGTCATCAGCGGCAGCATATGCTTTTTCTAGATTTAGATTTCCAGGAAGAGATGGTTTTATGATGTCATTTCTAGTAACTCAAATGTTTCCTGGAACAATGATGTTGATTCCTTTGTATATAATATTTTCCAATTTAGGATTTATAAATACATTTAAAGGATTAATATTTGCATATTCAATAACGGCATTGCCATTTAATATATGGAATTTAAAAGGATTCTTTGATACAGTACCAAAAGAATTAGAAGAAGCAGCATTAATAGATGGATGTTCAGCTTCACAAACATTTTATAAAATAGTGTTGCCATTATCACTGCCTGCATTAGCAATTTCGGCTCTATTCTCATTTATGGGAGCTTGGAATGAATATATAATGGCAGCAACATTTATGAATACAGAATCAAAATATACAATACCAGTAGTAATAAAAATGTTAGTAGGTTCAAATAGTGTAAATTGGCCAATGTTTGCCACAATGGCAGTATTAGTATCAATACCAGTAGTAATAGTATTTTTAATGAGTCAAAAATATCTTGTAGGAGGATTAACTGCTGGAGGAGTAAAAGGATAATTTTAGAATAGAGATATATACAGAAATAAAAAAATTGATTTTTAAAATTTTATAAGGTAGACTTATAAATAAGAACACAAATAAAAAGGAGGAAAAAAATGAAAAAAAGAGTATTAGTTATTTTAGCACTATTTACATTAGTATTTTCTAGTGTAGTATCTGCAAAAACAGTAAAGTTATGGTATGGATGGACAGGACAAGAAAAAGAAGCAATGTTAGGAATACTTGCAAAATATGAACAAGTATCAGGAAACAAAGTAGATGCATTAATGGTACCATTTGATGCATTGCAAGGAAAATTTCAAACAATGGCTCCACAAGGTCAAGGACCAGATGTAATAGTTGGACCTGCTGATTGGATAGGAACATTTAAAATTCAAAATTTATTAGCACCTATTGATGGATTTGCATCAGAAAGTACTTTAAAAGGATTTATACCAACAGTATTAGGGGCATGTAAATATGAAAATAAATTATATGGATTACCAGAATCATATAAAGTAGTAGCTTTAATTTATAATAAAGATTTAATACCAAATCCTCCAAAAACAACAGAGGAAATGATAAAAATAGGAAAAGAATTAACTAACGAAGATGAATCACAATATGGACTAGTTTATGATAAAGGAAATTACTATTATCATATGGGATGGATTGGTGGATTTGGAGGAAAAATATTGGATAAAAATAATAATCCAACATTTGATTCTAAAGCTCAAATAGAAGCAGCTAAATTTGTAGCTTCTTTATCAGAAGATCCTCAGAAGATAATGCCAGAAGAAGTAGATTATAATGTAATGATGACACTATTTAATGATGGGCTTGCAGGAATGATAATAAATGGACCTTGGGCAATAGGAGATTTAGTAGAATCAGGAGTAAATTTTGGAGTAACAAGAATACCAATGGTTAATCAAACAGGGCTTTGGCCAGCACCAGCATTGGGACCAGAAGTAATGATGATGTCAGCTTATTCTAAAGACAAAAAAAATGGATATGATTTAATAAAATTTTTAACATCAGCAGATTCACAAGCTGAAATGTCTAAAGTTGGACATTTACCGTCAAGATCAGAAGTTTATGAGTATAGAACTGTAAAAAATAGCAGTGTATATCAATACATAAAAGGATTTAAATCTCAAGCAGAAGTAGGAACTCCAATGCCGACAGCACCAGAAATGAATGCTGCAGTTTGGGCAAATGGAGCTACAATGTTATCACAAGTATTATCAGGAGATGCAACAGCAGAAGAAGCAGCAAAAGATGTACAAGAAAAAGCTATGGAATCAGTTAAAGAATTAAGACAAAAATAATTTGTTTACTTTTAAATATTCTTTAGAGTAAAGGTAGCTTTATGCTGCCTTTACCTATTATTTATATAAAATAAGGGGAAAGTATATTTTGTATAAATAATAGTGTGATTATAATTCAGAGGGAAAAATACTAAACAATTGGAGGGGATTAATATGAAAAAAAGAACAAATAAAAAAGGGACATTAAGTTTAAAAGCTAAACTGATTTTAATTAATAGTGTAATAGTGTTTGCAATATTAGTAGCATCAACAATAACAGCAATAAATATAAGTGGATCTAAATTAGGAGAGGTATCTGATAATATAAAAGATAATTTGGGAAAAGCTTTAAATGAAAAATTGAAAAAAGCAGGAGAGATATCTATAAATATATTAAAAGATAAAGAAAATGTCATTTTAAGAGAAGCAAATATAATGGGGAGCAACTCTGATTTAATAACTTTAGTAGAATATAATATGAAGAGAAAAACAAGTAAATTATCAAAAAATAGTTTTATTCCTGATGAAAAAAATAAAAAGAAATTTTTTGTAGAATATAAAAAAACAAAATCAATTTTAAACTATATTAGAATAGTTGGAGATTTACAAAAAAGTATGTATGGAGATGGAGCAGAAAAACAGATAGAAATTGTAGATGCAACAGGAAAAGTAAAAGCGAAAACTAAAGGAATAAAAAGAGCATTTAGAGAAAAATCTAATTCAGATAAAATAAAACAAATTTTGGGAACGGCTGGAGGGCTAACGCTTACAGATGTAATACCTTCATCTAATGGACTGATAATAAAAGCTTATGGAAAAATTGATAAAGATTCAACAGATAATCAACAAAAAGGTATATTAATTGTGACATTGCCCTTAAATGTTGCATTTGCAAATCAATTAAAAAATATGACAGATACTGAAATTGGACTTTATAATGGAACTAAATTTTTTACAGGAACATTATTTGGGGATAATGGAAAGCCTTTAGATTTAGGTGATGGCTCTAAAATATTAAAAAAATTAGAAACTGGTGAAAAAATAGTAATAGAAAACAAAGAGCTTGATTTTGGAAATGTACAAGGAAAAAACGTAAAAAAGAGTTATAGATTTGCATATATACCAATAACAAATTATTTAGGTAAAATAGTAGGAATGATGGCTGTTGGAGTAAAGACAGAGAACTTGAATAAAGCTATTTCAGTTTCTGAAAAAAATAAAAAAGAGGTAAAAAGTGAAATTGTAAAATCTTTAGTAATAGTTGCAATTTTTGGAATATTAATAGGTATGATATTTATATATATATATTCTGGAACAATAACAAAAGAGATTAAAAAAATATTAGATGCAGTAAATAAAGTATCAGAGGGAAATTTAACATTGGAAGTAAAAACAAAACGTAAAGATGAAATAGGAGATTTAGCTGATGGAATAAATAATATGACGAAAAATTTAAAATTAATGGTTTATCAAATAACAGATATGTCAGAAAGAATAGCTTCTTCTACTGAGCAAATATCAGCTACTTCAGAAGCAAACAGAAGTTCTATGGAGGGGATAGTAAATATATCTGGTGAAATAAAAGATAAATCAAATGAAGAGATGTTGAGAATACAAGAAGCTGTGGAATTTATTAGTCAAATTAACGCAGGAATAAAAGATATATCTAAATATTCAGAAAAAGTTACAGAAAAATCTAATGATTCATCAGAATTAGCTATAGAGGGAGGAAAGGCAGTAAAAGATGCAGTTGATTCTATAAATGAAATAAAAAGCACAGTTGAGGAAACGTCTGAAATAGTAAAAAGTTTGAGAACAAAAACGGAAGTTGTAGATAAAGTGGTAACTGTAATAACAGGAATAGCAGATCAAACTAATCTTTTAGCGTTAAATGCAGCAATAGAAGCAGCGAGAGCAGGAGAAGTAGGAAAAGGGTTTGCAGTAGTTGCCAATGAAGTAAAAAAATTAGCTAGTCAATCAGCAGAAGCAGCAGAAGAAATTAGAACTATAATATTAGGGATACAAAGTGAAGCAAATAATGTAAGTAAAAGTATGAAAAAGGGATTAGAAGAGGTAGAAAAAGGTGTTAATATTAGTAATAAAGCAGGAGAAGCATTAAAAAGTATAATAGATTCAGTATATGATACAACAGAAATGGTAACTGAAATAACAGCATCAACGCAGGAACAGTCAGCTAGCTCAGAAGAAGCATTAAAAACTATGGAGGATATAGCGGCAGCTTCAGAACAAACAAATGCAATTTCTGAGAGTATTGCAAAAGAAGCAGAGGAGAGATTAAAAGGTGTAGAAGAAATAGTAGAAGGAGTTAACAGTATTTTAGATGGAGCAGAAACACTTAATAATTTAACCGATACATTTGATATAGGAAAAGATTTTGATATGAGTGAAAATGTAAAAAAAGAGTTAAAGGAATTAGACGATTAGAGAATAGAAAAATAAATAAAAATAGAGCTTGCAAATGGTTGATTTGTGAGCTCTATTTTTATTTACTAGGAAAGTAACTTATTCAGAAAATAAGCTACGCCGTTTTTTTGAAATATGCAATTTTTCAAAGCGAAATTTTTCAGAAACCAAAAATTTTGAAAAACATTTATACTTTACATTATGAAGCGTAGCTTATTTTTTTATTATTGTAAAAGAACAATAATCCTTATATAGAACTTGTGTCCTTAAAGAGGATGAGCGTAAGTTGAAGTTATATTATGACAAAATAAACTGACGGATCTCAACTAATATGTTTTGTGTAAAATCAAAAGTAGGACGTACAAACAGAGAACAAACACATAGATATCGTTCTGATATAGCACTTGGTGTAGATTAAAACGAAAAATAATGCAAAAAACGGTTAAAAATTCACAAAAAATGTATAAAAATATTGACATAATAAAAAAAGTGTGCTAAAATTATAAAAAAGAATTGTAAATGAAATAAAGTGAGGAAAAAAGGAGGTACTAAAAAAGTTAGAAGTGGAGAATGAAAGAAAAAAAGTAATATGTTATAATACACAAATAATAAGGGAGGTAAAAAAATGAAAAAAATTAAGTTGGCATTAGCTTTTTTTACTATTTTAAGTAGTTTAGCTTTTGCAAGTTTTAACGATGTACCAGATAATCATTGGGCATCAAACGCAGTAAGGAATCTTTATAATAAAGGTCTTTTAGCACCGAGTCTTGACAATGCAACGAAGTTTAAGGGTGAGGGGGTTTTTTCTAGGTATGAAATAGCATCTATGCTTTATTCTAATTTGAGTTATGTAAATGAAAAACTTGAGAAAAAAGCTTCAGCACAAGATTTAGAAGCAATAAAGGTGCTGGTAACTAATTTTGCTCCAGAATTGGTGAAATTGGGGGCGAAAAGTGAAGAGTTAGATAAGAAAATAGCAAAAATGGAAAAAGAGATAGGCGATAAACTAGGAAAGAAGATAGATAAATTAAAAGATGATGTAAATAAAGTGAAAATATCTGGAGATTTTTCTGCAGAACAAATAGTAGGGATGAAAGATAATAATCCAGGAATGAGAGATTTAGACTATACAGGAAATTTAACTCTTTCTGGTAAAGTAAATAAAAATGTATCTGCTAAAGTTAAATTAGGTATTGATCAAGGGAAAGATGCTTCTGTAGATGCAATAGAATTAAAAGCGAAATCTAAGAAATTGACAGTAGCTGTTTTTAAAGATAGCGATAAAGAAGTTGCAAGTTTTGAAGATACATTTAACCTGTTTGCGGGAGATGTAGTTGATCCGGACAATGGAGTAATAGCTAATGGAAATTTAAGTTTATTAGGGAACTCTAATAAATATGTAGCTATGATGTATAAAACTGGTTCTGGAGATTTTTATGGGATGCAAGTAAAACAAAACTTTGATGTGTTGAAAAAAATGGGGATAAATGCTTTTGTAAGAGGTAGTTATGCAGAAAAAGTTATTAATTATAAATGGGATGATGCGAAAGATTCTGATAATGCAAGAGGGTTATATGCTGTAGATGGAGAATTGGTAATGAAACCACTTCCTATTTGGAGTTTAACTGTTTCTGGAGAATATGGAACAAGAAGAAGTCCAGGGATAGAAAACGTAGAAAGTGATGCAATTAACGCATATGTACCTAGTAGAGATGCTATATATTTATATACAAAGAATTTATTTAAATTAGGATGGCTTGGAAAGATAGATGTAAGAGCAGGGCTGTATAATTCTGGTGAATATTTTGATGTGGCTGGAATGGGAAAAAATACAAAAACTGTTTTTGCGGAAACAGATATTGTGAAATTAGAAGCAGATAAAAAAGCATATTTGGCATATGCGAGTTATGATCTTTTCAGTAAAGGTTGGTTAACAACAAATGTAATGTATTCTAGTTATGGAGCTAATATAAAAGATAGTTTTCCTAAAGAAAAAATAAATTCATTAACAACATTGAATTTGTGGCCTGGAAAAATAAAATTAGAATTAGAAGGAACTCTTGAAAAAGATGAAAAACTTCCAGCAGATGCAAAAGCTGGAAAGCTTGAAGCTGCAAAAGGAAAAATAACAATAGAACAAAGAAATAAATTTACATTAATACCTAAATGGACAGAAAATGTAAATTTCCATTATGAAATGGATAGAGATAAAGATGAAAAAGTAAAAGATGATGCTAGAATAGCGGAAGTTTACGTAGATCACGGAATGGACATTACTAAAAATAGTTATTTTAAAGTAGCTGGAAAAATCAATATAAAAGGTTTAGGATTAGGAAAAGAAGAAGATGCAGAAAAGAAAACATATGATGAAGATGGTAAATGGGTAATAGACCATTCATATGATAAAAAGGTAACTGTTGAAACTGGTTCTGATTATGAAATTAGGAATGTTAAATTGGCAGGATTTAATAATAAATTTATTGTTGGTGGAAGATTCTCCATAGAGGATAAACAAGGTAAAAGAGTAAATGCCAAAGATAAAGATGGTAATGATATAAAAGTAAAAAATGGAGATAAAGATGTAAACGTTACAACAACAAAAAACACAGAAAAATTAGATGATAATTACAAATATAGAGCGTTTGTATATCATAAATTGGAAAAAGGAAACTTTACTTTATATTGTGGAGCAAAATATGAAAAAGAGTTAACTTATCAAGCTGATAGCAAAAATTTTAAAGATACAGATGATAGTGATGATGTAAAATATGCAGTTGGAATGGAATATAATTTTGGGAACGATACAACAGCAACATTAAAATATGGAGATCCTACAGTAACAGAAGATAGTGGAGATTTTATAAGCGACAAAACATCTTTTGCAGATGGAGAACAAGATCAACTTGCGTTTAATATTTCAGCGAAATTTTAATAAAAAAAGGAGGAGATAGTACAATGAAATTAAAATATAGTTTACTTGCTGTATTAACAACTTTCTTATTGTTATTCAGTGGATGTATATATGAAAATAATAATATGAAAAAACCAGATACAGCGTCATTGAAATTAACAGTTCAAGTTAAA is a window from the Haliovirga abyssi genome containing:
- a CDS encoding sugar ABC transporter permease, whose protein sequence is MANKKYTKKQFIRSLIVVLTSLLIAVLFTGWYSNYAKKTVITSVTKSSEFFSKKIVEDINKKFAKSKRIIFIRAKKIIDPKSLFKYIPEGRSDISKLSVASIAIWSKKDGKIVNEIHTISSLNRKNLYGLRKGETLNKNNVKNYFESKIENSWIENNFDKIQENQFVVENINGFLKNKKRNNLHTVRKFNLKGKDYLLDIQYSKRSIVSNRITKKIQTEVIVIIFIYLLFLLVYSLIMDRNLLMHVLVLYVLVFTTYPLTWVISLTFKSSNSMGGTNLNPIPKNATLDNYKAALLNLKKVKEEGIVLDKNNKLFIGQEVIVDGKGAMIEAKNIKSVYNVFDPNSTNLLKDVKFEVKEKDTKVTYNGKEKIIKQDAYYLRLNKVSELPQDMQIYNVEYYTHINFLFLSGIFNSLFIAILTALIGMILSSAAAYAFSRFRFPGRDGFMMSFLVTQMFPGTMMLIPLYIIFSNLGFINTFKGLIFAYSITALPFNIWNLKGFFDTVPKELEEAALIDGCSASQTFYKIVLPLSLPALAISALFSFMGAWNEYIMAATFMNTESKYTIPVVIKMLVGSNSVNWPMFATMAVLVSIPVVIVFLMSQKYLVGGLTAGGVKG
- a CDS encoding sugar ABC transporter substrate-binding protein: MKKRVLVILALFTLVFSSVVSAKTVKLWYGWTGQEKEAMLGILAKYEQVSGNKVDALMVPFDALQGKFQTMAPQGQGPDVIVGPADWIGTFKIQNLLAPIDGFASESTLKGFIPTVLGACKYENKLYGLPESYKVVALIYNKDLIPNPPKTTEEMIKIGKELTNEDESQYGLVYDKGNYYYHMGWIGGFGGKILDKNNNPTFDSKAQIEAAKFVASLSEDPQKIMPEEVDYNVMMTLFNDGLAGMIINGPWAIGDLVESGVNFGVTRIPMVNQTGLWPAPALGPEVMMMSAYSKDKKNGYDLIKFLTSADSQAEMSKVGHLPSRSEVYEYRTVKNSSVYQYIKGFKSQAEVGTPMPTAPEMNAAVWANGATMLSQVLSGDATAEEAAKDVQEKAMESVKELRQK
- a CDS encoding methyl-accepting chemotaxis protein yields the protein MKKRTNKKGTLSLKAKLILINSVIVFAILVASTITAINISGSKLGEVSDNIKDNLGKALNEKLKKAGEISINILKDKENVILREANIMGSNSDLITLVEYNMKRKTSKLSKNSFIPDEKNKKKFFVEYKKTKSILNYIRIVGDLQKSMYGDGAEKQIEIVDATGKVKAKTKGIKRAFREKSNSDKIKQILGTAGGLTLTDVIPSSNGLIIKAYGKIDKDSTDNQQKGILIVTLPLNVAFANQLKNMTDTEIGLYNGTKFFTGTLFGDNGKPLDLGDGSKILKKLETGEKIVIENKELDFGNVQGKNVKKSYRFAYIPITNYLGKIVGMMAVGVKTENLNKAISVSEKNKKEVKSEIVKSLVIVAIFGILIGMIFIYIYSGTITKEIKKILDAVNKVSEGNLTLEVKTKRKDEIGDLADGINNMTKNLKLMVYQITDMSERIASSTEQISATSEANRSSMEGIVNISGEIKDKSNEEMLRIQEAVEFISQINAGIKDISKYSEKVTEKSNDSSELAIEGGKAVKDAVDSINEIKSTVEETSEIVKSLRTKTEVVDKVVTVITGIADQTNLLALNAAIEAARAGEVGKGFAVVANEVKKLASQSAEAAEEIRTIILGIQSEANNVSKSMKKGLEEVEKGVNISNKAGEALKSIIDSVYDTTEMVTEITASTQEQSASSEEALKTMEDIAAASEQTNAISESIAKEAEERLKGVEEIVEGVNSILDGAETLNNLTDTFDIGKDFDMSENVKKELKELDD